A region of the Candidatus Methylacidithermus pantelleriae genome:
AGCCCCTGGCCGGACTCGTGTCACTGGTCAGGAGCTTCTAGGGGGCCTTCGCGACTATGCTCTGCGGGAGTTCGGTCCCATGAGTAAAACCGTGCTCAACGAGTGGGGCGTGGAGAATTGTGAGGACTTGGGCAGGGTTGTCTTTCACCTTGTCCGCTATGGGGTTCTCGGAAAAACGGAAGCTGACTCGCTGGAGGATTTTCGGCAGGGATTTAGCTTTGAGGAAGCCTTTGTCAAACCCTTCCAGCCCCGTCGGGATTCCCGAACAGTAAAAAAGGGAAAGAAAAGCCCAGGGGCCCGCTCAAAGAAAGGAAAAATGGGGGCTCAGAAGAACTCCCAGGCCTCGTCGGAACCTGCCCCGTAAGGCCCAGGGTCTTTTCCCAACGGTTAGGGAGTGGGCGGGTCTTGGGGGGAGTCGTCCCAGGGAACAAAGGGGACAGGGGTAGGAGGATAGGAGTGGGGACTTCTTTTGGCGAAACACTGGTTCGAGAGCTTGCCAATGGTTCCTTTGTCCTTGTCCATCCCGATTCAGAGGTCCGTGTAGTTTCGATTCAATTGTGGTGCCACACGGGAAGCTTTCATGAAGGGAGATGGGCGGGTTCCGGAATCTCGCATTTCCTTGAGCACCTGATTTTTAAGGGTAGCTTGGCCCGCTCGGGCCAAGAGTTTGTCCTAGGCTTACAGGAACTGGGGGGTCACGTAAATGCGTACACTTCTTTTGACCGGACGGTCTATCATGTTGACTTGCCGGCCGAACATTGGAAAGAGGCGCTAGAACTTCTCTGCGACGCGGTACTGCACCCTGCGATTCCGGAACCGGAATTTGAACCGGAAAAAGACGTAATTCGCAGAGAACTGGCCATGGTGGCCGATGATCCGGACGAAGAGCTGTTTCAATTAGGACTTCGGACGGCCTTTTCCCATCATCCTTTCCGTTACCCGGTCATTGGGATCCCG
Encoded here:
- a CDS encoding Minf_1886 family protein, with translation MFKRDFLQIVERIHEEDPRYSKDVYLFVREGLDYTLKSLRRKGAPGRTRVTGQELLGGLRDYALREFGPMSKTVLNEWGVENCEDLGRVVFHLVRYGVLGKTEADSLEDFRQGFSFEEAFVKPFQPRRDSRTVKKGKKSPGARSKKGKMGAQKNSQASSEPAP